One segment of Alnus glutinosa chromosome 2, dhAlnGlut1.1, whole genome shotgun sequence DNA contains the following:
- the LOC133859696 gene encoding uncharacterized protein LOC133859696 yields MLKKEFVVSGRKLLPSLVDLCIKTAIDNVRYLGDVGETDINLLDRILPHCTVDQLMHIEKCSEGRDLSPVTDKLWKKFYEKEFGTKNTEQVVERMRKSLKSFKWIQLYEAKLEDIDEHEKKAVARLKQLYKKEDARKQSRQVQLCTKVPPSKNKRSFYGGSGHGHNVSNLKSNLMKKSKIDFLNSHEMKNLAAMKKKPLPRNEGTSLIMKPAQFSRKDSATTSKLLKPAERKS; encoded by the exons ATGCTGAAGAAAGAATTTGTAGTGAGTGGAAGGAAACTGCTTCCATCATTAGTTGATCTTTGCATTAAGACAGCGATTGATAATGTAAGGTACCTTGGTGATGTTGGTGAAACAGATATAAATCTTCTTGATCGAATTTTACCACATTGTACCGTCGATCAATTGATGCACATTGAGAAGTGTTCAGAA GGAAGGGATCTTAGTCCAGTGACTGACAAGTTGTGGAAGAAATTTTATGAAAAGGAGTTTGGTACTAAAAACACGGAGCAAGTGGTTGAGAGGATGAGAAAAAGTTTGAAGTCATTTAAATGGATACAATTGTATGAG GCAAAATTGGAAGACATTGATGAGCATGAGAAGAAAGCTGTTGCTCGACTTAAGCAACTATACAAGAAAGAAGATGCAC GAAAACAAAGTCGGCAAGTTCAGCTTTGCACAAAGGTTCcaccttcaaaaaataaaagaagcttTTATGGAG GCAGTGGACACGGCCACAATGTTTCAAACCTGAAGAGCAACTTGATGAAGAAGTCAAAAATAGATTTTCTTAACAG TCATGAGATGAAGAATCTTGCAGCTATGAAGAAAAAGCCCTTACCGAGGAACGAAGG TACCTCGCTCATAATGAAACCGGCTCAGTTTTCTCGAAAAGATTCTGCTACGACTTCCAAGCTTTTGAAGCCTGCAGAGAGAAAATCTTAG
- the LOC133861672 gene encoding V-type proton ATPase subunit D — protein sequence MSGQNQRLNVVPTVTVLGIIKARLLGATRGHALLKKKSDALTVQFRQILKRIVSTKELMGEIMKTSSFALTEAKYVAGENIKHIVLENVQNASLKVRSKQENIAGVKLPKFEYFTEGETKNDLTGLARGGQQVQLCRAAYVKAIEVLVELASLQTSFLTLDEAIKTTNRRVNALENVVKPKLENTIIYIKGELDELEREDFFRLKKIQGFKKREIERQLAAAKQFAEDQFAEKVSLQKGISINSAHNLLSAAAEKDEDIIF from the coding sequence ATGTCTGGCCAAAACCAGCGCTTGAATGTAGTTCCCACCGTGACAGTGCTTGGGATCATTAAAGCTCGCCTTCTTGGTGCTACAAGAGGTCATGCTTTGCTCAAGAAGAAGAGTGATGCTTTAACTGTGCAGTTCCGTCAGATTCTTAAAAGGATTGTCTCCACAAAAGAATTAATGGGAGAGATCATGAAGACCTCTTCATTTGCCCTAACCGAAGCCAAGTATGTTGCTGGAGAGAACATCAAGCACATTGTCCTTGAGAACGTACAAAATGCATCTCTTAAGGTTCGATCAAAGCAAGAAAATATTGCTGGTGTGAAGCTCCCCAAGTTTGAGTATTTTACTGAAGGTGAGACTAAGAATGATCTTACTGGATTGGCTAGAGGTGGACAACAAGTTCAGCTCTGTCGTGCGGCTTATGTGAAAGCAATCGAGGTCCTTGTTGAGCTTGCTTCACTTCAGACATCATTCCTGACACTTGATGAGGCAATCAAGACCACTAATCGTAGGGTTAATGCGCTAGAGAATGTTGTGAAGCCGAAGTTGGAGAACACCATAATTTACATTAAGGGGGAGTTGGATGAGCTGGAAAGGGAGGATTTCTTCAGGTTAAAGAAGATACAGGGTTTTAAGAAGAGGGAAATTGAGAGGCAGCTTGCAGCTGCGAAGCAGTTTGCTGAGGACCAGTTTGCAGAGAAGGTATCTTTGCAGAAAGGGATTTCGATAAATTCAGCCCACAACTTATTATCTGCAGCTGCAGAAAAGGATGAGGATATCATTTTCTGA